In the genome of Fulvivirga maritima, one region contains:
- a CDS encoding universal stress protein, protein MKRILVPVDFSEQAKFALKFAAELNDIHNDMRVTVLHAVEHPIESYLDPTGLAVGFGADADLLRVMKENASKAMEVFMKETITEAQFQQVNKKIVAGTAYECVQDELAEEEYDMVIMGTKGASGLKEMFVGSNAEKVVRLASCPVITMTEEVAVPSIKNIVFATATLADISEELLAEIKQLQELFDAQIHLVRINTPNNFERDSVVKQALQQVADRYMLSNYTLNIYNDKYEEQGIIAFAKEIDADMIAMGTHGRQGLAHLLSGSLAEDIVNHASYPIWTYHISETV, encoded by the coding sequence ATGAAACGTATACTAGTTCCCGTCGATTTTTCAGAGCAGGCTAAGTTTGCTTTAAAGTTTGCTGCTGAGCTAAATGATATCCATAATGATATGAGGGTAACGGTTCTCCATGCAGTGGAGCACCCTATAGAAAGTTACCTGGATCCTACAGGCCTGGCCGTTGGTTTTGGTGCTGATGCTGACCTGTTGCGTGTAATGAAAGAAAATGCTTCTAAAGCCATGGAAGTGTTTATGAAGGAAACCATCACTGAGGCTCAATTTCAGCAGGTAAACAAAAAAATAGTAGCGGGCACGGCATATGAATGTGTGCAAGATGAGCTGGCCGAAGAAGAGTATGACATGGTGATAATGGGCACCAAAGGAGCTAGTGGCCTCAAGGAAATGTTCGTAGGCTCTAACGCTGAAAAAGTGGTGAGGTTGGCGAGTTGTCCTGTTATTACTATGACTGAAGAGGTAGCTGTTCCGTCTATTAAAAATATTGTGTTTGCTACAGCTACTTTGGCTGATATATCAGAAGAACTGTTGGCAGAGATCAAACAGTTGCAAGAGTTGTTTGATGCTCAGATTCATCTGGTAAGAATAAACACCCCTAATAATTTTGAACGTGATTCTGTAGTGAAGCAAGCACTGCAGCAAGTGGCCGATAGGTATATGCTTTCTAACTATACCTTAAATATCTATAATGATAAATATGAAGAGCAAGGCATTATTGCTTTTGCTAAGGAAATAGATGCTGATATGATTGCTATGGGTACTCATGGCAGACAAGGTTTGGCTCATCTGCTATCTGGCAGTTTGGCTGAAGATATTGTTAATCACGCATCCTATCCAATTTGGACTTACCACATATCAGAAACTGTATGA
- a CDS encoding OmpA family protein, which produces MHALDEVAGITKKYDQFDIILTGYTCNLGAENLNKDLSLQRVKIVAEYLAAKGVSSDRIITDDQGENNPIADNSTLEGKKQNRRVEFELKNK; this is translated from the coding sequence CTGCATGCCTTAGATGAGGTAGCTGGTATTACTAAGAAATACGATCAGTTTGATATTATACTAACGGGCTACACTTGCAACCTTGGGGCAGAGAATCTTAACAAGGATCTTTCACTTCAGAGAGTTAAAATTGTAGCTGAGTACCTTGCAGCTAAGGGTGTTTCATCTGACAGAATTATTACAGATGATCAGGGAGAAAATAATCCTATTGCTGATAACTCTACTTTAGAAGGCAAAAAACAGAACCGTAGAGTAGAATTTGAATTAAAGAATAAATAA
- the ccoS gene encoding cbb3-type cytochrome oxidase assembly protein CcoS: MSVIFVLILVSMVVAGGFLSLFIWAVKSGQFDDTMTPSMRVLFDDKKKKKEKAEQQANLEENPS, from the coding sequence ATGTCTGTAATTTTTGTATTGATTTTGGTGAGTATGGTGGTAGCTGGTGGCTTTTTGTCTTTATTTATCTGGGCAGTAAAAAGTGGCCAGTTCGATGATACCATGACTCCATCTATGCGAGTACTCTTTGACGATAAAAAGAAGAAAAAAGAAAAAGCAGAGCAACAGGCTAATTTGGAGGAAAATCCTTCATAG
- a CDS encoding DUF5686 and carboxypeptidase-like regulatory domain-containing protein, translated as MLVFVPFVQVFSQKTVVSGKITDAGSGDPIPFANVVFKGTDIGTTTSFEGFYTLETTKKVDSLTVSYIGYLTKTKAVSPTVQKLDFQLEENVVNLQEVVFVAGENPAYEIMRNVIRNKDQNDKRSLDAYEYETYTKIEVDVDNITDKFKKRKIMQKITSVMDSVERMAGEDGQPILPIFISESLSKTYYRNSPKLKHENILKTKITGVGIEDGTLVSQFIGSSFQEYNFYQNWLNIVSKDFVSPIADGWRLYYDYDLTDSAYVESDYCYRLDFYPRSEQDLAFKGTMWITKKDYALKQMDATVTQTANLNYIEKIKIQQELAPTDAGPWIPVKNRVLLDIGEVTDNMAGVLAKFYTSNRNITVDAPKEQKFYAQPIKVEEDFNINNGNDFWNEHRHEPLSSTELNVYKMIDTLKSIPVVKTYTEILKVAINGYKKVGKFDVGPYLNLYANNTVEGHRFQAGFRTNIDFSDRWILGGRLAYGTEDQEFKYQAFVENIIDRHKWTTVRAEYTKDRDQVGLAAEDLMGNYIFLAATKFGNLIRPYKYEQAKITAQREVFKGFTPKVVFNYKTFDPLYNFAYYTDSGADAPLASQFKTAETIIETRFAKDEVFVQDDNNRISLGTLKWPIFTMRYTRGFKGVFGSDFDYNKLGLNIYNDLRMGFFGTSSISLTGEHVFETLPYPLLKAHIGNESIFYTTAAFNLMNYSEFVSDTYVSLNYNHYFQGFILNRIPLMRKLKWRLLATANVIYGQLSDENRALIPPTTSTGEEVPPVHSFKKNTPYIEVGYGIENIFKIIRVDFLHRLNYLDNPDATKFGVKISFQFIL; from the coding sequence TAAAGCCGTAAGCCCAACTGTACAAAAGTTAGACTTTCAGCTCGAAGAAAATGTAGTCAACTTACAAGAAGTGGTTTTTGTGGCAGGAGAGAACCCTGCGTATGAGATCATGCGTAATGTCATCCGTAACAAAGATCAAAATGACAAGCGTTCTTTAGATGCTTATGAGTATGAAACCTACACTAAAATAGAGGTAGATGTAGATAACATTACTGATAAGTTTAAGAAGCGTAAAATCATGCAGAAAATTACCAGCGTAATGGACAGTGTGGAGCGTATGGCTGGTGAAGATGGACAACCCATTTTGCCTATTTTTATTTCAGAATCTTTATCAAAAACTTATTATAGGAATAGTCCGAAACTGAAGCATGAGAATATACTGAAAACCAAAATTACAGGTGTAGGTATAGAAGATGGTACACTGGTATCTCAGTTTATAGGTAGTTCATTTCAGGAGTATAACTTTTACCAAAACTGGCTCAATATTGTAAGTAAGGACTTCGTTTCTCCAATCGCTGATGGATGGCGCCTGTATTATGATTATGATCTCACAGATAGTGCTTATGTTGAAAGTGACTACTGTTACAGACTAGATTTTTACCCTAGAAGTGAGCAAGATCTGGCCTTTAAAGGTACTATGTGGATTACCAAGAAGGATTATGCCCTAAAGCAAATGGATGCTACCGTAACGCAAACAGCTAACCTTAACTACATAGAGAAAATAAAAATACAGCAAGAGCTGGCACCAACAGATGCTGGTCCATGGATTCCTGTTAAAAACAGGGTGCTTCTGGATATCGGGGAGGTAACAGATAACATGGCTGGTGTGTTGGCCAAATTTTACACCAGTAACAGAAATATTACGGTAGATGCACCCAAAGAGCAGAAGTTTTACGCTCAGCCGATCAAGGTAGAAGAAGATTTCAACATTAATAACGGTAATGATTTTTGGAATGAGCATAGGCATGAGCCTTTATCATCTACCGAATTGAATGTGTATAAAATGATAGATACGCTTAAGAGCATTCCTGTGGTTAAAACCTATACAGAGATTCTCAAAGTGGCTATTAACGGATATAAAAAAGTAGGCAAGTTTGATGTTGGCCCTTATCTAAATTTATATGCTAACAATACTGTAGAAGGACATAGGTTTCAGGCAGGGTTTAGAACCAACATAGACTTTAGTGATCGTTGGATACTTGGTGGTAGGCTAGCATACGGTACCGAAGACCAGGAATTTAAATATCAGGCCTTTGTTGAAAATATTATAGACCGGCATAAATGGACCACGGTGCGGGCAGAATATACTAAAGACAGAGATCAGGTAGGGCTGGCCGCTGAAGATCTCATGGGTAATTATATCTTCCTTGCAGCCACTAAATTCGGAAATCTCATTAGGCCGTATAAATACGAACAAGCCAAGATAACAGCACAACGAGAGGTGTTTAAAGGTTTTACACCAAAAGTGGTTTTCAATTATAAAACATTTGATCCGCTTTATAATTTTGCTTATTACACTGATTCCGGGGCTGATGCGCCTTTGGCCAGTCAGTTTAAAACAGCAGAAACCATTATAGAGACGAGATTTGCTAAAGATGAGGTCTTTGTGCAAGATGATAATAATAGAATCAGCTTAGGGACTTTAAAATGGCCTATTTTTACTATGAGATATACCCGTGGGTTTAAAGGGGTTTTTGGTAGCGATTTTGACTATAATAAGTTAGGCCTCAATATTTATAATGACCTTCGCATGGGCTTCTTTGGTACCAGTAGCATATCGCTCACAGGTGAGCATGTATTTGAAACATTGCCATATCCATTACTCAAAGCTCATATTGGTAATGAATCGATATTCTATACAACTGCAGCTTTCAACCTGATGAACTATTCTGAGTTTGTGAGTGATACTTATGTTTCATTAAATTATAACCATTACTTCCAGGGCTTTATTCTTAATAGGATCCCACTGATGCGCAAGCTGAAATGGCGTTTGTTGGCTACAGCTAATGTTATTTACGGCCAATTAAGTGATGAAAATAGAGCACTGATTCCACCTACTACCAGTACAGGTGAAGAGGTGCCTCCGGTACATTCCTTTAAAAAGAATACTCCTTATATAGAGGTAGGGTATGGTATAGAAAATATCTTCAAAATCATTAGAGTAGACTTTTTGCACCGTCTTAATTACTTAGATAATCCTGATGCTACTAAGTTTGGGGTTAAGATTAGTTTTCAGTTTATATTATAG
- a CDS encoding heavy metal translocating P-type ATPase yields the protein MIQVEQKVLCHHCGEECRDEHINYDKKDFCCVGCKSIYELFQEDDLKELYQSRNKSNPHLRGKYDFLRNDEIKGQLLNFQSTDHSIIHLDLPDIHCSSCVYVLENLNEFHDGVIQTKVNFMKRAAEVHFDPRHISLEELAILLSSIGYPPEFNAADGTKKGKSIGNRISLKIGVAAFCFGNIMLLSFPEYLGIKDQMSHDFDRFFSYLNLFLVLPAFFFSGKEYFISAYKGLKRGFVNIDVPIALGMAILFIRSTYEIISATGSGYMDSLAGLIFFLLIGKWFQNKTYENLSFDRDYKSYFPLAVLKRDGDQEVPVPIQQLQEGDEIIIRNQEIIPADAVLLSDSANIDYSFVTGEQRAVKMDKGEHIYAGGRQAGERIYLKVLKATSQSYLTSLWNSDTFLNKKDSVSMIDRISKYFTIAIFTIAIVSSVFWYFIDPSQIWLVATSVLIVACPCALALSAPFTHGNTMRILGRNRFYLKSAEVAEKLTNVNTIVFDKTGTITTAGDHRVTYSGSPMKSVEKSILKGMTANSTHPLSKRIYDSLEDVELMHVDEFEEIVGKGIRAVFGKKVYKLGSSSWALHDNKVNEDSVFFSENDQLIGSFQVTNYYRPGLTKMVGDLSLLKYDLELLSGDNHQEEKVLKNILPQLRSMLFKQKPDDKLNYVKSLQRQHHKVLMLGDGLNDAGALSQSDVGIAVAEDVSAFSPACDAIIEGASVTKLSEFLQYVTEAKKIVIASFVISFLYNVVGLSFAVVGWLTPVFAAVLMPLSSITVVAFTTIAGNLLARKLKL from the coding sequence ATGATTCAGGTAGAGCAGAAGGTTTTATGTCATCATTGTGGGGAAGAATGCCGGGATGAACATATAAATTATGATAAGAAAGACTTTTGCTGTGTAGGTTGTAAATCAATCTATGAGCTTTTTCAGGAAGATGACCTAAAAGAGCTTTATCAAAGCAGAAATAAATCTAACCCACACTTAAGAGGCAAGTATGATTTTTTGAGGAATGACGAAATCAAGGGGCAGCTGCTCAATTTTCAGTCAACCGATCATAGTATTATTCATTTAGATTTACCTGATATCCATTGCAGCTCGTGCGTGTACGTATTAGAAAATCTTAATGAGTTTCATGATGGTGTCATTCAGACAAAAGTCAATTTTATGAAAAGAGCGGCAGAGGTTCACTTTGATCCGCGCCACATTTCATTGGAAGAATTGGCTATTTTGTTATCCTCGATAGGTTATCCGCCGGAATTTAATGCTGCTGATGGCACTAAAAAAGGTAAGAGCATAGGCAATAGAATATCTCTGAAAATAGGGGTAGCAGCATTTTGCTTTGGTAATATTATGCTATTGAGCTTTCCTGAATACCTGGGAATTAAAGATCAGATGTCTCATGACTTCGACCGGTTTTTTAGTTATTTGAATTTGTTTCTGGTACTTCCTGCTTTCTTCTTTTCAGGTAAGGAGTATTTTATATCTGCTTACAAAGGCTTAAAAAGAGGTTTTGTAAATATAGATGTGCCTATTGCATTGGGTATGGCTATCCTCTTTATAAGAAGTACTTATGAGATTATCTCAGCAACAGGCTCTGGTTATATGGACTCTTTGGCCGGGCTTATTTTCTTTTTGCTCATAGGTAAATGGTTTCAAAATAAAACTTATGAAAACCTCTCTTTTGATCGTGATTATAAGAGTTATTTCCCTTTAGCCGTACTTAAGCGTGATGGTGATCAGGAAGTACCTGTGCCCATCCAGCAGCTGCAGGAAGGAGATGAGATTATTATTAGGAATCAGGAGATTATACCTGCTGATGCAGTGCTTTTGAGTGACAGTGCTAATATTGATTATAGCTTTGTTACCGGAGAGCAGCGGGCAGTAAAAATGGATAAAGGAGAGCATATCTATGCCGGAGGGCGGCAGGCTGGTGAGCGTATATATTTAAAAGTACTTAAAGCCACCTCGCAAAGCTACCTGACCAGCTTATGGAATAGTGATACTTTTCTTAATAAGAAAGATTCCGTATCAATGATTGATCGGATAAGTAAGTACTTTACCATTGCTATTTTTACCATTGCAATAGTGTCGTCTGTGTTTTGGTATTTTATTGATCCTAGTCAGATATGGTTGGTAGCTACATCAGTGCTCATTGTGGCTTGTCCTTGTGCATTGGCACTTTCTGCTCCGTTTACTCATGGCAATACCATGCGTATTTTAGGTAGAAACAGATTTTACCTAAAAAGCGCCGAAGTGGCGGAAAAGTTAACTAATGTGAATACCATTGTTTTTGATAAAACGGGTACCATTACTACCGCTGGCGATCATAGGGTGACTTATTCAGGATCTCCTATGAAGTCTGTAGAAAAAAGTATTCTGAAAGGTATGACTGCTAACTCTACACACCCTTTAAGCAAGAGGATTTATGACTCTCTTGAAGATGTGGAGCTAATGCATGTAGATGAATTTGAAGAAATAGTAGGTAAGGGGATTAGAGCTGTTTTTGGTAAAAAAGTTTATAAATTAGGTTCCTCTTCATGGGCCTTGCATGATAATAAAGTAAATGAAGACAGTGTCTTTTTCTCTGAAAATGATCAGTTGATAGGTTCCTTTCAGGTTACTAATTATTACAGGCCTGGACTTACCAAAATGGTAGGAGACCTGTCTTTACTAAAATATGACCTTGAGTTGCTTTCTGGAGATAATCATCAGGAAGAGAAAGTGTTGAAAAATATATTGCCTCAGCTTAGGTCTATGCTTTTTAAGCAAAAGCCTGATGATAAGCTTAACTATGTTAAATCATTACAGCGGCAGCATCATAAAGTGCTTATGTTAGGAGATGGGTTGAATGACGCCGGAGCTCTCAGCCAAAGTGATGTGGGAATTGCCGTGGCGGAAGATGTTTCTGCATTTTCTCCTGCCTGTGACGCCATTATTGAGGGGGCTTCAGTAACTAAACTGAGTGAGTTCTTACAATACGTAACAGAAGCTAAAAAGATAGTTATAGCTAGCTTTGTAATATCCTTTTTGTATAATGTGGTAGGTTTGTCTTTTGCAGTGGTTGGTTGGCTTACACCTGTGTTTGCCGCCGTATTAATGCCTTTGAGTAGTATAACTGTAGTGGCTTTTACAACCATAGCAGGTAATTTGTTAGCCAGAAAATTAAAACTATAG
- the infC gene encoding translation initiation factor IF-3: protein MSKQKFQRRGYRGRVEEPYKVNSKIHASQVRVVGDNVKVDVYPIEQALKMAREQNLDLVEISPKADPPVCKIIDYSKFKYEQKKKQKEIKAKAQKTVVKEIRFGPNTEEHDFNFKLNHAQKFLKEGAKVKAYVHFVGRTIVFKERGEILLLRFAQALEDYGKVEQMPKLEGKRMTMFIAAKAAKK, encoded by the coding sequence ATTAGTAAACAAAAATTTCAAAGAAGGGGCTATCGAGGGAGAGTAGAAGAGCCCTATAAAGTAAACTCGAAAATCCATGCATCTCAAGTGCGAGTAGTGGGTGACAATGTGAAGGTAGATGTCTACCCCATTGAGCAAGCCCTAAAAATGGCTCGTGAGCAAAACCTTGATTTGGTGGAAATTTCACCCAAGGCCGACCCTCCGGTTTGTAAAATTATAGACTACTCTAAATTCAAATACGAACAAAAGAAAAAACAGAAAGAGATCAAGGCGAAAGCCCAGAAGACTGTGGTCAAAGAAATTCGGTTTGGTCCTAACACTGAAGAGCATGATTTTAACTTTAAGCTAAACCACGCTCAGAAGTTTTTAAAGGAAGGTGCAAAAGTAAAAGCTTATGTACACTTCGTGGGAAGAACAATCGTGTTTAAGGAAAGAGGAGAAATTTTACTCTTAAGGTTTGCTCAAGCTTTAGAAGATTATGGTAAAGTAGAGCAAATGCCTAAGCTGGAAGGTAAGCGTATGACTATGTTCATCGCCGCTAAGGCAGCGAAGAAATAA
- the rpmI gene encoding 50S ribosomal protein L35 → MPKVKVKSGAKKRFKLTGTGKIKRKHAFKSHILTKKETKQKRNLTKMSLVHKSDENNVKAMLNI, encoded by the coding sequence ATGCCTAAAGTAAAAGTTAAATCAGGAGCGAAGAAGAGATTCAAGCTTACAGGTACTGGCAAAATTAAAAGAAAACATGCTTTTAAAAGCCACATCCTGACTAAGAAGGAAACGAAACAGAAGAGAAATTTGACTAAAATGTCTCTTGTGCATAAGTCAGATGAGAACAATGTAAAAGCAATGCTTAACATCTAG
- a CDS encoding tetratricopeptide repeat protein has product MRILIIFIVLITSSCVKYSRDPMETVDMKVDPDQTLEYLQDLESDYPNEPQLYYQLARTYYQKDNYAAADNNIKKAIKLTEENPDYYYLEGKIQQKLNHAEKAIKSLLTAEALGMKSFDLYKILAQEYLDQGLADKAKSSVDRLLQLEQTGEGYRLKGDVMLIMEDTTDAIKNYDKALQVDSKEDAAHLKLYEIYARQELYNKAEYHIDKLLQIAPEEPNYIENKADLLSNTNRLDTAKMLYQELVAVRGELKDLYNLANTFYKMNEYDSAEQVSRKAYEEDNNFLAARLITARSLDKQRQYQLAIETYEEILKKDSTNNLAQTELEVLQRKVAYLWRLQQEKTSQEATGENSPAAVEKKDVTIEE; this is encoded by the coding sequence ATGCGAATTTTAATCATATTCATAGTATTAATAACCAGCTCCTGCGTTAAGTATTCCAGAGATCCTATGGAAACTGTGGATATGAAAGTAGATCCTGATCAAACGCTGGAGTATTTGCAAGATTTAGAATCTGATTATCCCAATGAGCCTCAGCTTTACTATCAGCTTGCCAGAACTTATTATCAGAAAGATAACTATGCCGCTGCTGATAACAACATAAAAAAGGCCATTAAGCTTACGGAAGAAAATCCTGACTATTACTATTTAGAAGGTAAAATACAGCAGAAGCTTAACCATGCAGAAAAGGCAATAAAATCATTGCTTACCGCAGAAGCGCTTGGTATGAAGAGTTTTGACTTGTATAAAATCTTGGCTCAGGAATACCTGGATCAAGGTTTGGCCGATAAGGCAAAGTCTTCAGTGGACAGACTTTTACAGTTAGAACAAACAGGAGAGGGGTACAGGCTTAAGGGAGATGTGATGCTCATAATGGAGGATACCACTGATGCCATTAAAAATTATGACAAGGCGCTGCAGGTAGATAGTAAAGAAGATGCTGCACATTTAAAGCTATATGAAATTTATGCTCGTCAGGAGTTGTATAACAAGGCGGAGTATCACATAGACAAGTTATTACAGATTGCCCCTGAGGAACCGAACTATATTGAAAATAAGGCCGATTTACTCAGCAATACCAATAGACTTGATACTGCTAAAATGCTTTATCAGGAATTGGTGGCGGTAAGAGGCGAGTTAAAGGATCTCTATAACTTAGCCAATACCTTTTATAAAATGAATGAATATGATTCAGCTGAACAGGTGTCAAGAAAGGCTTATGAAGAAGATAACAACTTTTTAGCTGCTCGTTTAATTACCGCTCGGTCGTTAGATAAGCAGCGGCAATACCAGCTGGCTATTGAAACTTATGAAGAAATCCTTAAAAAGGACTCTACTAATAATTTAGCACAGACGGAATTGGAGGTTTTGCAAAGAAAAGTTGCATATTTGTGGCGTTTGCAGCAGGAGAAGACTTCTCAGGAAGCTACCGGTGAAAATTCGCCTGCCGCAGTTGAGAAAAAAGACGTTACAATAGAAGAATAA
- the thrS gene encoding threonine--tRNA ligase, with protein sequence MIKITLPDGSVREYEKGVTSYDVAMSISEGLARNVLSAKVNGEVWDASRPIEEDATVQLLTWNDEEGKSTFWHSSAHLLAEALEELYPGVKFGIGPPIANGFYYDIDLGDRVLGEDDLPEIEKKMSELAKKKSQFIRKDISKDDAIKYFKEKGDEYKLELIEGLEDGKITFYEQGNFVDLCRGPHVPHTGIIKAIKLMNVAGAYWRGDEKRKQLTRIYGVTFPKQKELKEYLELLEEAKKRDHRKLGKELELFTFSEKVGMGLPLWLPKGTLLRERLENFLRKAQIKAGYEPVVTPHIGSKQLYVTSGHYEKYGEDSFQPIKTPNENEEFLLKPMNCPHHCEIYNSKPRSYKDLPVRLAEFGTVYRYEQSGELHGLTRVRGFTQDDAHIFCRPDQVKEEFVKVIDLVLYVFKALGFNDYTAQVSLRDPENKSKYIGKDELWEKAEREIQEAADERGLTTIRETGEAAFYGPKLDFMVKDALGRSWQLGTIQVDYNLPERFDLEYTGSDNQKHRPVMIHRAPFGSLERFVAVLIEHCGGNFPLWLAPDQIAVLPISEKYHQYAEEIYTKLGEKDIRGYIDNRDEKIGRKIRDAEVKKVPFMLIVGDKEQEESQVAVRRHGKGDVGSMSLSDFVEHFHSESSLTEEEGATFNV encoded by the coding sequence ATGATTAAGATCACATTACCTGACGGCTCCGTTAGGGAATATGAAAAAGGAGTAACAAGTTATGATGTAGCCATGAGCATTAGCGAAGGGTTAGCTAGAAATGTGCTTTCTGCTAAAGTAAATGGTGAAGTATGGGATGCTAGCAGACCTATAGAGGAAGACGCTACGGTTCAGCTATTAACTTGGAATGACGAAGAAGGAAAATCTACTTTCTGGCATTCTTCTGCTCACTTATTAGCAGAAGCACTGGAAGAGCTATACCCCGGAGTAAAGTTCGGTATAGGGCCTCCTATTGCTAATGGCTTTTATTACGATATTGACCTGGGAGATCGCGTTCTTGGAGAAGACGATTTACCGGAGATTGAAAAGAAAATGAGCGAGCTGGCCAAAAAGAAAAGCCAGTTCATCCGTAAGGATATCAGTAAAGATGATGCTATAAAATATTTTAAAGAAAAAGGTGATGAATACAAACTTGAGCTTATAGAAGGGCTTGAAGACGGTAAAATCACTTTTTACGAACAAGGCAACTTTGTAGACCTTTGCCGTGGACCACACGTGCCGCATACAGGCATTATCAAAGCTATTAAGCTGATGAACGTTGCTGGTGCATACTGGAGAGGAGATGAAAAAAGAAAGCAGCTTACACGTATATATGGCGTTACTTTCCCTAAACAGAAAGAGCTAAAAGAATACTTAGAGCTGCTTGAAGAAGCTAAAAAGAGAGATCACCGTAAACTCGGCAAGGAACTGGAGCTATTTACCTTCTCTGAAAAGGTAGGTATGGGGCTTCCGCTATGGTTGCCAAAAGGTACGCTCTTAAGAGAGCGTCTTGAAAATTTCTTGAGAAAAGCTCAGATTAAAGCAGGGTATGAGCCTGTAGTTACGCCTCATATTGGTTCTAAGCAACTGTATGTTACTTCGGGTCACTATGAAAAGTACGGAGAGGATTCATTCCAGCCTATAAAGACTCCTAATGAAAATGAAGAGTTTTTATTGAAACCGATGAACTGCCCGCACCACTGCGAAATCTATAACTCTAAACCCAGGTCTTATAAAGATTTACCAGTAAGATTAGCTGAGTTTGGTACTGTTTATAGATATGAGCAAAGTGGAGAGTTACATGGGTTAACCAGGGTTAGAGGCTTTACTCAAGATGATGCCCACATTTTTTGCCGACCAGATCAGGTAAAAGAAGAATTTGTTAAGGTGATTGACCTTGTGCTTTATGTATTTAAAGCCTTAGGTTTTAATGATTATACCGCTCAGGTATCATTAAGAGATCCTGAAAACAAGTCTAAGTACATCGGTAAAGATGAACTATGGGAAAAGGCGGAGCGCGAAATTCAGGAAGCTGCTGATGAGCGTGGCCTTACTACAATAAGAGAAACAGGAGAAGCGGCCTTCTACGGACCTAAGCTTGACTTTATGGTTAAAGATGCTTTAGGAAGAAGTTGGCAGCTAGGAACTATACAGGTAGATTATAACTTACCTGAAAGATTTGATTTAGAATACACAGGTTCTGATAACCAAAAGCACAGACCTGTGATGATTCATAGAGCACCATTTGGGTCTCTGGAGCGATTCGTGGCAGTATTGATAGAGCACTGTGGTGGGAACTTCCCTCTATGGTTAGCTCCTGATCAAATAGCTGTATTACCAATAAGTGAAAAATATCATCAGTACGCTGAAGAAATATATACAAAATTGGGAGAAAAGGACATTAGAGGTTATATTGATAACCGAGATGAGAAAATAGGAAGAAAAATTCGTGATGCCGAGGTGAAGAAAGTGCCCTTTATGCTCATAGTAGGAGATAAGGAGCAGGAAGAAAGCCAAGTGGCAGTGCGAAGACACGGAAAAGGTGATGTAGGAAGCATGTCTTTATCTGATTTTGTTGAACATTTTCATAGTGAGAGTAGTTTAACAGAGGAAGAAGGTGCAACATTTAATGTTTAA
- the rplT gene encoding 50S ribosomal protein L20 — protein MPRSVNHVASKARRKKILKAAKGFFGRKKNVWTVAKNAVEKGWTYAYRDRKAKKRDFRKLWIQRINAGARLHGMSYSQFMGAVKKANIDLNRKVLADLAMNHPEAFEAIVKKVK, from the coding sequence ATGCCAAGATCAGTAAATCACGTTGCCTCAAAGGCGAGAAGAAAAAAAATACTTAAAGCTGCTAAAGGTTTCTTTGGTAGAAAGAAAAATGTTTGGACAGTAGCTAAAAATGCTGTCGAAAAAGGTTGGACTTACGCTTACCGCGATAGAAAAGCTAAGAAAAGAGATTTTAGAAAACTTTGGATTCAAAGAATTAATGCCGGAGCAAGATTGCACGGTATGTCTTACTCTCAATTTATGGGTGCTGTTAAAAAAGCAAACATCGATCTTAATAGAAAGGTGTTAGCTGACTTAGCTATGAACCACCCTGAAGCTTTTGAAGCTATCGTAAAAAAAGTAAAATAA